The following proteins come from a genomic window of Crassostrea angulata isolate pt1a10 chromosome 1, ASM2561291v2, whole genome shotgun sequence:
- the LOC128169953 gene encoding uncharacterized protein LOC128169953, which produces MNKSAILMILPCVIAVAIVVVEGQLMTSGVGYSGLGGYGSYGSYGAAGVSRQQYQQRYLQEFLKARQQRNQLNALAKQSTFANFVNYIPLVLLLTTLTNNTALPMIG; this is translated from the exons ATGAACAAGTCCGCCATCTTGATGATCTTGCCCTGCGTTATCGCCGTGGCCATCGTTGTTGTGGAAGGTCAGTTGATGACCTCCGGAGTCGGGTACTCTGGCTTGGGAGGATACGGGAGCTACGGTAGCTATGGAGCCGCCGGCGTCAGCAGACAGCAATACCAGCAGAGGTACCTCCAGGAGTTCCTCAAGGCTCGCCAACAGAGAAACCAGCTGAACGCTTTGGCCAAACAGTCCACCTTCGCCAACTTCGTCAACTACA TTCCCCTGGTTCTTCTCCTGACCACCCTCACCAACAACACCGCTCTCCCCATGATTGGTTAG
- the LOC128190619 gene encoding uncharacterized protein LOC128190619, with protein MNKQFFFLAGVCLLAYVAVEVSAQYGTMGYPAAGGYGGYGGAGGYGGAGGYGAMGALGNIYGGNSQERAKYQRNLIAYRMALRDWQQKASRTIVIRNALNDLARASTFTKWTAAVPAVLALLAFSNSTALPLIG; from the exons ATGAATAAACAGTTTTTCTTCTTAGCCGGCGTCTGCCTGTTGGCTTATGTGGCAGTGGAAGTGAGCGCTCAGTATGGAACGATGGGATACCCTGCCGCTGGAGGCTATGGAGGATATGGAGGGGCGGGAGGATATGGAGGGGCGGGAGGATACGGTGCCATGGGAGCCCTAGGAAACATTTACGGGGGTAACTCCCAGGAGAGGGCCAAATATCAAAGGAATCTGATCGCATACAGAATGGCTCTAAGGGATTGGCAGCAAAAAGCCTCAAGGACCATTGTCATTAGAAACGCTCTCAATGATTTAGCCCGGGCATCAACGTTCACAAAATGGACCGCCGCTG TACCTGCCGTTCTTGCTTTGCTGGCATTCTCCAACTCTACAGCTCTTCCACTTATTGGATAA
- the LOC128156873 gene encoding uncharacterized protein LOC128156873, whose product MNKAILFIVGTLLAVVIVVHCQKVMVIRPQTGYRPNYNMYNQMANARQPSFSQQDGYLYALNINQQYTDANEAQNLLRTVQAIRQATYDSRLGSILNLLLSTFVGLLLTNSTGAIAG is encoded by the exons ATGAATAAAGCAATTTTATTCATCGTCGGGACGTTGTTAGCCGTCGTCATTGTGGTTCAT TGTCAGAAGGTGATGGTGATCCGGCCCCAGACCGGGTACCGACCCAACTACAACATGTACAACCAGATGGCTAACGCCCGCCAACCCTCCTTCTCCCAGCAAGACGGATACCTGTACGCTCTCAACATTAACCAGCAATACACAGATGCCAACGAGGCCCAGAACCTACTGAGGACTGTGCAGGCCATCCGACAGGCCACTTATGACTCCAGGCTGGGGTCAATTCTTAACCTCC TGTTGAGTACTTTTGTTGGTCTTTTGCTCACCAACTCCACCGGTGCTATTGCTGGTTAA
- the LOC128167644 gene encoding uncharacterized protein LOC128167644: protein MNKAVILLGTSCLLAIAIMQVSAFYGSSMMYGGGMGYAPSTIGGGAASRGYYDNYYQRYDQYNRAQSARTIARTVNGLQTSSLLSLISLFGLAMIATNTTGSLAG, encoded by the exons ATGAACAAGGCAGTCATCCTCCTCGGCACATCTTGCCTCCTCGCCATCGCCATCATGCAGGTGTCCGCTTTCTACGGCAGCTCCATGATGTATGGCGGCGGCATGGGATATGCTCCCTCCACCATCGGCGGTGGCGCAGCCTCCCGTGGTTACTATGACAACTACTACCAGAGGTACGACCAGTACAACCGTGCTCAGTCAGCCAGAACCATCGCCAGGACAGTGAACGGACTCCAGACCTCATCTCTCCTCAGCTTGA TCTCCCTGTTTGGTCTCGCTATGATCGCCACCAACACCACTGGTAGCCTCGCCGGTTAA